One Helianthus annuus cultivar XRQ/B chromosome 12, HanXRQr2.0-SUNRISE, whole genome shotgun sequence genomic region harbors:
- the LOC110893494 gene encoding uncharacterized protein LOC110893494, whose amino-acid sequence MEEGKFLGFIVTKDGFKFNPEKVQAIERMPSPSTKKEKQRLADRLAALNRFLANHAAKSYPFISTLGNCLKKELFQWTAEAESAFREMKECLLQLPTLTAPRKKEPLILYLSAADNAVGASRPAIKGQVLADFAAEVPVNRIQECEDEQSPTPPPSPSNIWALYTDGASNEDDAGAGLRLVSPNGKELTYAIRLDFKSTNNEAEYEALLVGLCLAVKLGMQHLEAHVDSLLVAGQVRGDYAVKRDIIILYLEQAKQLTSQFTSFNIGHINRSENKPADALSKLASTSFQHLAKEIRIEILQNPSVPLRQVNVIQYGTTSWMKPIIRYLQTGITPENKAEARKLQYKVCHYQMGDGPHMVVAKIMNIGYYWHGMHLDAIKIAQVFQLKETMSEHRDEQGSRNNQNNRRREEDSYRTRTPSHSVRSRSSTSMRLNIKDIHNIAVEVAKVMKNAQTGNVNQSGERHEESSAASTPVQREGMGERKNTIATTPLEGKGEYSKPKECTYKHFMSCKPQSLDGRKGALEAQDWLNRMESVLDICECDDRNKVWFAVHMFEAEALHWWNIVVRTEGKEKVKEMK is encoded by the exons atggaagaaggaaagtttcTTGGATTCATCGTCACAAAAGATGGATTCAAGTTCAACCCGGAAAaggtccaggcgatcgagcgcatgccatcgccttccacAAAAAAGGAGAAGCAACGACTAGCCGACCGGCTAGCCGCgttaaacagattcttagccaaccacgcgGCTAAATCTTATCCCTTTATCAGTACCTTGGGCAACTGCCTAAAGAAGGAGCTGTTTCAATGGACTGCTGAGGCAGAGAGCGCTTTCCGGGAGATGAAAGAGTGTTTGCTTCAACTACCAACTCTCACCGCACCACGCAAAAAAGAACCACTCATCCTATACCTgtccgccgcggacaacgcggtgggcGCG TCGCGCCCGGCAATCAAAGGCCAAGTTTTAGCTGACTTCGCTGCGGAAGTACcagtgaatcgcatccaagaatgcgaagacgAACAAAGTCCTACACCTCCACCGTCCCCATCAAACATCTGGGcactatatactgatggtgcgtcCAACGAGGACGACGCAGGTGCAGGTCTACGACTCGTTAGCCCTAATGGCAAAGAGCTTACTTAcgccatccgcctcgatttcaaaagtacaaataacgaggcagaatacGAGGCTTTACTCGTAGGGCTTTGCTTGGCAGTCAAGCTCGGCATGCAACATTTGGAAGCGCACGTCGACTCATTACTAGTTGCGGGGCAAGTCCGCGGAGACTACGCCGTAAAAAGGGATATCATAATCCTCTATCTCGAACAAGCAAAGCAACTGACATCACAGTTCACCTCCTTCAACATTGGCCATATCAACAGGAGTGAGAACAAACCCGCAGATGCActttcaaaactcgcatccaccagcttccaacacctggcaaaggaaaTACGTATTGAGATCCTGCAAAATccttcagtacccctgcgccaagtcaatgtcatccaaTACGGTACAACGTCTTGGATGAAGCCAATTATAAGATACCTACAAACAGGTATTACCCCCGAGAATAAAGCAGAGGCACGCAAACTGCAGTACAAGGTGTGTCACTATCAAATGGGGGatg GCCCGCACATGGTAGTGGCTAAAATCATGAACATTGGGTATTACTGGCatggcatgcacctggacgcgaTCAAGATTGCGCAAGTGTTTCAATT GAAGGAGACAATGTCTGAACATAGAGATGAACAAGGGTCTAGAAATAATCAGAATAACAGAAGGAGAGAGGAAGATTCTTATAGGACTCGAACTCCCTCTCATAGTGTCAGGTCCCGGTCTAGTACAAGCATGCGTCTAAATATTAAGGATATCCACAATATAGCTGTGGAAGTGGCTAAGGTAATGAAGAATGCACAAACCGGTAATGTTAACCAATCTGGAGAACGACATGAAGAAAGCTCAGCAGCCTCCACGCCAGTACAAAGGGAAGGAATGGGCGAAAGGAAAAACACTATTGCAACCACGCCACTAGAAGGAAAAGGTGAATATTCCAAACCAAAGGAATGTACTTATAAGCACTTCATGTCCTGTAAACCTCAGTCCTTAGACGGAAGAAAGGGAGCACTAGAAGCTCAAGACtggctcaacagaatggagtcagtATTAGACATATGTGAGTGTGATGACCGCAACAAAGTATGGTTCGCCGTACATATGTTTGAAGCTGAAGCCCTTCACTGGTGGAACATTGTGGTCCGAACAGAGGGAAAAGAAAAGGTTAAGGAGATGAAGTGA